TAGGGAACTTGTCGAGAATTTTTTGATCTGGAGATTTTAAAGCTGTCCTGAGAATTTTAAGGAAATTGATTTCCTCTCTTTTCACTTTGTCATCTGCAGTGATTGTTTGAATAGCAGATTCAAGAAGCAGCAATTCTTGCTCCTCGGTTAATGTAGAGTTATTCAATTTTTTAAAATAGTCATCAAAAAAGTCCAAACCCTTGAGGTTTATGAGCTCAATCATTTGATTGAGTTCCTTGTCAATATCTATACCCGTAAGATCAACTTTTTCTTTGGCCATTTGCTTGAGAAAATCTATCTCTTTTGGTGAAATATGACCGTCACAGGTCATAAAGGAGAAAACTGTCTTAACGAGTAGTTTGGCGAAATCTGATTGATTTGTCATTTGAGTTACATTTTATTATTGCTGCCTTTGCTGCTTTAAGATAATCAAAATATCTAAAACTAATACTTACCTTTGCCGACTATGCAAGAGGAACCATTAGAAGAAGATTTATACGAACATCACAGAATAGTAGCCGATCCGGGACAAGAAATTTTGCGATTAGATAAATTTCTTATGGATCGTTTGCCAAATGTAACACGTAATAAACTGCAAGCTGGTATAAAGGATGGTTTCATCAAAGTCAATGACAAGGAGATCAAACCAAACTACAAAGTGCATCCTGGAGATGTGGTAATTGTAGCACTACCTGAGCCACCAAAGGATACGGATATTGTTCCAGAAGATATTGATATTAATATCATTTTTGAAGACGATGATTTGCTCGTGGTCAACAAAGAACCCGGGATGGTAGTGCATCCAGCTTATCAAAACTGGTCAGGCACTTTGGTAAATGCATTGGCTTATCATTTTAACAACTTACCTACCATGCCCAATAATGATGGTCGCCCCGGGCTCGTCCATCGTATTGATAAAGACACTTCTGGCTTACTTGTCATTGCAAAAAGTGAAAAGGCTATGACAAGCCTGGCCAAACAATTTTTTGATCATAGTATCGAAAGAACGTATTATGCCTTGATATGGGGTGAGCCAGAAGAAGACAAAGGCACGATCGATGTAAATCTGGGAAGGAGCTTGAAAGACCGAAGAGTAACAGCAGCATTTCCAGAAAACGACCATGGAAGAAAAGCCATCACACATTACAAAGTCATCAAAAGGTTGCGATATGTATCGCTAATCCAATGCAATTTGGAAACGGGTCGGACTCATCAAATTCGAGCCCATATGAAACACATTGGTCATCCACTTTTTAATGACGTAACCTACGGTGGAGATAAAATATTAAAAGGTACCACTTTCACCAAATACAGGCAGTTTGTTGAAAACTGTTTTAAAATAATTCCTAGACAAGCACTACACGCAAAGTCTCTAGGTTTTATTCATCCAACCACTAATAAATTTGTTCAATTCGACTCTGAGTTGCCCCAGGATCTCCAAGAAGTGATTGCAAAATGGGAGCACTATGTCAATCACATAGATTAAATGATTGTAATTAAGTATCTCTGGTATTATTCCTTTTGGTTAATTGTAAGAATTGGCTTGCGATTGTACTACAGCAAAGTCAAAGTGACGGGCTTAGAAAACATTCCGAAAAACACACCTATCATTTTTGGGTCTAATCATGAAAACGCTTTCATCGATGCGCTTCTAATTACTACAAGTAATACACGATTTGACCATTATTTGGTAAGGGCTGGTGTGTTCAATAACCCGATTGCAAAGGCATTTTTCAATTCGCTCAATTTAATGCCAGTATATCGAGCACAAGATGGAGTAAATCCCCTGGAAGCCAACAAACAAATCTTTCGAGCCTGCTTCGAGGCACTGGCTAAAAAATATGCGGTCATGCTTTTCCCGGAAGGAGAGCATAATATGAGGAGACATAAAAGGGTGTTAAAAAAAGGCATTAGTCGTATCGCATTAGGAGCGGTCAACTTTGAAGGTGGAGCGCAAGAGGTTTCGGTTGTTCCTGTTGGCGTTAACTATTCCGACCACATGGGATTTAGATCTACAGTCCATATTGTTTTTGGAGAACCCATTGTTGTGAAGAAGCAAGAAGAAAATGCAGAAAACTACAACAAGCTAACAGCTCAATTCACAGAAGCCTTGAGTCAGGTGCATGTCTCTTTGGATAGAAAGGAATATGCTGGACTAGATGCTATTTTCTTCCATGACCAAAAATCGCATGAATTAATTAACCCGGATATAATCAATTCGGCTGCGGGAAAACTATCTGATCGGACTGAAGAAGTAAACGAAATTGCGGAGCAAAAAAAGAAGCTGGAGGAAAAAGGGCTGTCTTTTCCTTTTAGACCAATTTCTTCGAGTGAGAAGGCAATTGTGTTTTTGATATCGCCTTTGGCATTGATTGGTTTGATAGTCAACTTGCCTGTGTTATTACCAGTTTACTTATTTATAAAAACTAGAGTAAAAGAAGCTGAATTTGTGGCTTCGTTGAAATTTGGATTTTCACTACTAGGATTCTGCATTTGGTGGTGGTATCTTGGAAATTGGGCTTATGATTATTCATCACAATGGACCGTTGCAGCAATAAGTGTTGGCCTTTGCTTTATATGCTTAGTTTCTC
The sequence above is drawn from the Reichenbachiella sp. genome and encodes:
- a CDS encoding TerB family tellurite resistance protein — translated: MTNQSDFAKLLVKTVFSFMTCDGHISPKEIDFLKQMAKEKVDLTGIDIDKELNQMIELINLKGLDFFDDYFKKLNNSTLTEEQELLLLESAIQTITADDKVKREEINFLKILRTALKSPDQKILDKFPKIGKNFIHKDAFTDIYIKELYSNYFKESTLPMFDLSQVNDISDSVDFGDKNA
- a CDS encoding RluA family pseudouridine synthase — translated: MQEEPLEEDLYEHHRIVADPGQEILRLDKFLMDRLPNVTRNKLQAGIKDGFIKVNDKEIKPNYKVHPGDVVIVALPEPPKDTDIVPEDIDINIIFEDDDLLVVNKEPGMVVHPAYQNWSGTLVNALAYHFNNLPTMPNNDGRPGLVHRIDKDTSGLLVIAKSEKAMTSLAKQFFDHSIERTYYALIWGEPEEDKGTIDVNLGRSLKDRRVTAAFPENDHGRKAITHYKVIKRLRYVSLIQCNLETGRTHQIRAHMKHIGHPLFNDVTYGGDKILKGTTFTKYRQFVENCFKIIPRQALHAKSLGFIHPTTNKFVQFDSELPQDLQEVIAKWEHYVNHID
- a CDS encoding lysophospholipid acyltransferase family protein, producing the protein MIVIKYLWYYSFWLIVRIGLRLYYSKVKVTGLENIPKNTPIIFGSNHENAFIDALLITTSNTRFDHYLVRAGVFNNPIAKAFFNSLNLMPVYRAQDGVNPLEANKQIFRACFEALAKKYAVMLFPEGEHNMRRHKRVLKKGISRIALGAVNFEGGAQEVSVVPVGVNYSDHMGFRSTVHIVFGEPIVVKKQEENAENYNKLTAQFTEALSQVHVSLDRKEYAGLDAIFFHDQKSHELINPDIINSAAGKLSDRTEEVNEIAEQKKKLEEKGLSFPFRPISSSEKAIVFLISPLALIGLIVNLPVLLPVYLFIKTRVKEAEFVASLKFGFSLLGFCIWWWYLGNWAYDYSSQWTVAAISVGLCFICLVSLNGFVRKWKRYQLTRLLSSDEKVKAMYSAFVDRVDGVRKELF